A stretch of the Cellulomonas sp. WB94 genome encodes the following:
- a CDS encoding ABC transporter substrate-binding protein, with amino-acid sequence MSHSKHKRISVVGALAATALMALAACSSGGSTGTTTSGAAAGSGDKLITVGFSQVGSESGWRAANTKDIQETLTKENGFDLKFSDAQQKQENQIQAIRTYIAQGVDVIAFSPVVESGWDAVLEEAKAAKIPVVLTDRAVDSKDTSLYVTFLGSDFIKEGKAAGDWAVTEFGDKPTNIVELQGTTGSAPANDRMAGFKEAIASHTNLKIIASQTGNFTRSEGKTVMEGFLQANPSIDLVFAHNDDMGLGAIEAIEAAGKVPGKDIKIVTVDAVHDGMQALADGKINFIAECSPLLGQQLADVVKQVMAGKTPEKRIITTETTFTQEQAKAALPTRKY; translated from the coding sequence ATGTCCCACAGCAAGCACAAGCGGATCAGCGTCGTCGGGGCCCTGGCCGCGACCGCACTCATGGCCCTGGCGGCCTGCAGCAGCGGCGGGAGCACGGGCACCACGACGTCGGGCGCCGCGGCCGGCTCGGGCGACAAGCTCATCACCGTCGGCTTCTCCCAGGTCGGCTCGGAGAGCGGCTGGCGCGCGGCCAACACCAAGGACATCCAGGAGACGCTCACCAAGGAGAACGGGTTCGACCTGAAGTTCTCCGACGCCCAGCAGAAGCAGGAGAACCAGATCCAGGCGATCCGGACCTACATCGCGCAGGGTGTCGACGTCATCGCGTTCTCCCCGGTCGTCGAGTCCGGCTGGGACGCGGTGCTGGAAGAGGCCAAGGCCGCCAAGATCCCCGTCGTGCTCACCGACCGTGCGGTCGACTCCAAGGACACGTCGCTGTACGTGACGTTCCTCGGTTCCGACTTCATCAAGGAGGGCAAGGCTGCGGGCGACTGGGCCGTCACCGAGTTCGGCGACAAGCCGACCAACATCGTCGAGCTGCAGGGCACGACGGGCTCGGCCCCGGCCAACGACCGCATGGCAGGCTTCAAGGAGGCCATCGCGTCGCACACGAACCTCAAGATCATCGCGTCCCAGACCGGCAACTTCACGCGGTCCGAGGGCAAGACGGTCATGGAGGGCTTCCTGCAGGCCAACCCGAGCATCGACCTCGTCTTCGCCCACAACGACGACATGGGTCTCGGCGCGATCGAGGCCATCGAGGCCGCGGGCAAGGTCCCGGGCAAGGACATCAAGATCGTCACGGTCGACGCGGTCCACGACGGCATGCAGGCGCTGGCCGACGGCAAGATCAACTTCATCGCCGAGTGCTCGCCGCTGCTCGGTCAGCAGCTCGCCGACGTCGTGAAGCAGGTCATGGCGGGCAAGACGCCCGAGAAGCGCATCATCACGACGGAGACCACGTTCACGCAGGAGCAGGCCAAGGCTGCTCTCCCGACGCGCAAGTACTGA